One Tetrapisispora phaffii CBS 4417 chromosome 3, complete genome DNA segment encodes these proteins:
- the OAZ1 gene encoding Oaz1p (similar to Saccharomyces cerevisiae OAZ1 (YPL052W); ancestral locus Anc_8.504): MSHTTIQDSLSKKKDHVLDLIGTDQVQKIFGNSDTEAIAFTFSILDLIKKKSALYGTNMNTNSQFYTYSREIDSCKTWCADISLDLNSGFSNTELIEFYWDLIIITELQFILPYYLQNKKYYYKSVNNSIIKKIGKTLTSVINEKKINNSISENYSWRFSGLNYSLIYIPLYFKDFIWGKSDSIYFHVILPRSSDSRESLTEADKVLIKHSKEWLLALLELASDLNLMYMRLYIRRSDIGNISALLKNLNWIGGKLIHNEDRDKLSKNDIDMNEMLFGDEEFLILEFEC; this comes from the exons ATGAGCCACACAACTATACAGGattcattatcaaaaaagaaagacCATGTACTTGATTTAATAGGCACGGATCAagttcaaaaaatatttggcAATAGTGATACTGAAGCTATAGCGTTCACATTCTCTATTCTAGATcttataaagaaaaaatcagCATTGTATGGAACTAATATGAATACGAATTCACAATTCTACACTTATTCAAGAGAGATTGATTCATGCAAAACGTGGTGTGCG GACATTTCTTTGGATTTAAACAGCGGGTTTTCCAACACTGAAttgattgaattttattgggatttgattataataactGAATTACAATTCATATTACcatattatttacaaaataaaaaatattattataaatcagtaaacaattcaataattaaaaaaattggtaAAACGTTAACCTCTGtgattaatgaaaaaaaaatcaataatagCATAAGTGAAAATTACAGTTGGAGGTTCTCCGGTTTGAACTATTCACTAATCTATATACCACTATATTTCAAAGATTTTATTTGGGGGAAATCTGATTCGATTTATTTCCACGTAATATTACCTCGATCCTCAGATTCCAGAGAATCATTGACTGAAGCGGACAAAGTCTTAATAAAACACAGTAAGGAATGGTTGCTAGCATTATTAGAACTTGCAAGTGATCTAAATTTAATGTATATGAGGCTTTACATAAGAAGATCAGATATCGGAAATATATCTGCATTactaaagaatttaaactGGATTGGCGGTAAGTTAATACATAATGAAGATAgagataaattatcaaaaaatgacaTTGACATGAATGAAATGTTATTTGGAGATGAGGAATTCCTAATATTGGAATTTGAATGTTAA
- the ARL3 gene encoding Arf family GTPase ARL3 (similar to Saccharomyces cerevisiae ARL3 (YPL051W); ancestral locus Anc_8.502), with protein sequence MFHLAKGLYSNWNRKEHYSVLILGLDNAGKTTFLETLKKQYSLTSKDLEKIVPTVGQNVAQIPMADNKSILKFWDVGGQQNLRSMWPEYYPQSHGIIFVVDSTDRQRINEWKDALQSIIMDDEIEGIPVLMLANKQDREDTMEIQDIKQIFNQIAEHLGARDSRVLPVSALTGDGVKDAADWLVVRLQRNKQNRPPNYK encoded by the coding sequence ATGTTTCATTTGGCAAAAGggttatattcaaattggAATCGTAAAGAACATTACTCAGTACTGATTCTTGGCTTAGATAATGCAGGTAAAACTACCTTTTTGGAAACACTTAAAAAGCAATACTCTCTAACCTCAAAGGATTTGGAGAAAATTGTTCCTACTGTTGGACAAAATGTTGCACAAATACCAATGGCAGATAACAAATCTATACTTAAGTTCTGGGATGTTGGTGGTCAACAAAATTTAAGATCAATGTGGCCAGAGTACTATCCACAAAGTCATGGTATAATATTTGTTGTAGATAGTACTGACAGACAACGTATAAACGAATGGAAGGATGCATTACAATCTATTATTATGGATGATGAAATTGAAGGTATTCCTGTTTTAATGCTTGCAAATAAGCAAGATAGAGAAGATACGATGGAAATTCAAgatataaaacaaatatttaaccAAATTGCTGAGCATTTAGGAGCAAGGGATAGTCGTGTATTACCAGTTAGTGCACTAACAGGCGACGGTGTAAAGGACGCAGCAGACTGGCTGGTTGTAAGATTACAAAGAAATAAGCAAAATAGACCACCAAactataaataa
- the DIG1 gene encoding Dig1p (similar to Saccharomyces cerevisiae DIG2 (YDR480W) and DIG1 (YPL049C); ancestral locus Anc_8.499) has translation MDSETVEHVPISDDQQLDKHTSEETLNVENKNGTVKESKVQKIGMLCVSPGLHSETLNDKMLSTLKVSEDMEKAERSRRVSDVSDSMQNIPRKQIDTQEDLMLVKDQLKDLKKNSLNRKSIPAPLAINDDTTNMKSGFRSSRIQGRNTFITNDAPFSNTNTLRSAPACVTKHTIQKRPRVQYCGKTPRMNPPNTSTSNYPRVPFHRRQASSEFPTNFTPFQNQYVSPAPVDPYMYPPYYIPHPSGHYLVPNVMGFTPQSPVAGPMPFNINRSANPMFSPQVSLYQTWPKQDIKITNKRENTIFNKNNSEPVHINLSENSTSKDSKSDDESTALALDDEDISDNNESTIETKVKEMIDGEISLLGHEFKFEYQKSSRKMDKKIFISVCNKIWDDTFELEKRTNQ, from the coding sequence ATGGATTCAGAGACAGTCGAACATGTTCCAATATCGGATGATCAACAATTAGATAAACATACTAGCGAAGAAACATTAAATGTTGAGAATAAAAATGGTACTGTTAAAGAGAGTAAAGTACAAAAAATTGGGATGTTGTGTGTTTCCCCTGGTTTACACTCTGAAACTTTGAATGATAAAATGTTAAGTACCTTAAAAGTCTCTGAAGATATGGAGAAAGCTGAGAGATCAAGAAGAGTATCTGATGTTAGTGATAGTATGCAGAATATTCCAAGAAAACAAATCGATACACAAGAAGATCTAATGTTAGTTAAAGatcaattaaaagatttgaagaaaaattcattaaacaGGAAATCCATACCAGCACCTTTAGcaattaatgatgataCAACGAATATGAAATCTGGATTCAGATCCTCTAGAATTCAAGGTAGAAATACCTTCATAACAAATGATGCGCCATTTAGCAATACAAATACTTTAAGAAGTGCCCCTGCATGTGTTACTAAACATACAATTCAAAAAAGACCTCGTGTTCAATATTGTGGAAAGACTCCTAGAATGAATCCACCAAACACAAGTACATCAAATTATCCTCGTGTACCATTCCACCGAAGACAAGCTTCATCAGAATTCCCTACAAATTTTACACCgtttcaaaatcaatacGTGTCACCGGCTCCTGTTGATCCATATATGTACCCACCATATTACATACCTCATCCATCCGGCCATTACCTAGTTCCAAATGTAATGGGATTCACACCTCAATCACCAGTAGCGGGTCCCATGCCATTCAATATAAACAGAAGTGCAAACCCAATGTTTTCACCACAGGTTTCATTGTATCAAACATGGCCAAAGcaagatattaaaattacaaaCAAAAGAGAGAACACTATATTCAACAAGAACAATTCCGAACCAGTCCATATTAATTTAAGTGAAAATAGTACTTCAAAGGATAGTAAGTCTGATGATGAGAGTACAGCATTGGCattagatgatgaagatatcTCAGATAATAACGAAAGTACTATCGAAACCAAGGTAAAAGAGATGATTGATGGCGAAATTTCGTTATTAGGTcatgaatttaaatttgaatatcaaaaatCGTCAAGAAAAATGgataagaaaatatttatttctgtttgtaataaaatttgGGATGATACATTCGAACTTGAAAAGAGAActaatcaataa
- the CAM1 gene encoding translation elongation factor EF1B gamma (similar to Saccharomyces cerevisiae CAM1 (YPL048W); ancestral locus Anc_8.498) produces the protein MSLGTLFSDAKIRGLVPRALVKFLKLDIKIVDPATVSAQFAQQFPLKKLPAFVDNTGVRLSEQLAVDFYLINLADNQEIKTQLLGNPDDFRTQSQILRWASLGNSDLLSIMLSAFGPLRGDVPYNKKAVDEALVKVEVVISIFEERLKTHTYLANEDITLADLICCASFVRGFNYLFGKEWRAAHPSIVRWFNTVRNSPIIKSEFTEFKFIDKQIDPPKKEKKEKKKNLDCCCCCQKDAEPAENAEPAPEKKAKHPLEALGKATFVLDEWKRKYSNEDTRLVALPWFWEHYNPEEYSLWKVEYKYNDELTQTFMSNNLVGGFFNRLSGSIKYMFGSLVVYGVTNDNGIVGAVLVRGQEFAPAFEVAPDWESYSYVKLDASKEEDKAFVNNMWAWDEPVIVNGVAREIADGKVLK, from the coding sequence ATGTCTTTAGGTACTTTGTTTTCGGACGCTAAAATTAGAGGTCTTGTTCCAAGGGCCCtagttaaatttttaaaattagatataaaaattgttgatCCAGCTACTGTTAGTGCCCAATTTGCTCAACAATTTCCTTTGAAGAAACTTCCAGCTTTCGTTGATAACACGGGTGTAAGATTGTCTGAACAATTAGCAGTTGacttttatttaattaatttagcTGACAAtcaagaaataaaaactCAATTATTAGGTAATCCAGATGATTTTAGAACTCAATCTCAAATCTTAAGATGGGCTTCTTTAGGTAACAGTGATTTGTTATCAATTATGTTATCTGCTTTTGGTCCTTTAAGAGGTGATGTCCCATACAACAAGAAAGCTGTCGATGAAGCGTTAGTTAAAGTTGAGGTTGTTATTTCAATCTTTGAAGAGAGGTTGAAAACACACACTTATTTAGCTAATGAAGATATCACATTAGCTGATTTGATATGTTGTGCATCATTCGTTAGAGgtttcaattatttattcgGTAAAGAATGGAGAGCTGCTCATCCTTCAATTGTTAGATGGTTTAATACGGTTAGAAATTCTCCAATCATTAAATCGGAATTCActgaattcaaattcattgaCAAACAAATCGATCCACCaaagaaggaaaagaaagagaaaaagaaaaacctagactgctgctgctgctgccaAAAAGATGCTGAACCAGCTGAGAATGCTGAACCAGCCCCAGAAAAAAAAGCAAAACATCCATTAGAAGCGTTAGGTAAAGCTACTTTTGTCTTAGATGAATGGAAGAGAAAATACTCTAACGAGGACACTAGACTAGTTGCTTTACCATGGTTCTGGGAACACTACAACCCAGAAGAATACTCTCTATGGAAAGTTgaatacaaatataatgatgaattaaCTCAAACTTTCATGTCCAACAACCTAGTTGGTGGTTTCTTCAACAGATTATCTGGTTCCATTAAGTACATGTTCGGTTCTTTAGTCGTCTACGGTGTCACTAATGACAATGGTATTGTTGGTGCGGTTTTAGTCAGAGGTCAAGAATTTGCTCCAGCTTTTGAAGTCGCTCCAGATTGGGAATCTTACTCTTACGTTAAGTTAGATGCCTCTAAGGAAGAAGACAAGGCTTTTGTTAACAACATGTGGGCTTGGGATGAACCTGTTATCGTCAACGGTGTCGCAAGGGAAATTGCTGACGGTAAAGTCTTAAaatag
- the CTA1 gene encoding catalase A (similar to Saccharomyces cerevisiae CTA1 (YDR256C); ancestral locus Anc_8.497): MSEDKTNSADVRNDRVVTTTNGMPINEPFATQRVGKHGPLLLQDYTLIDNLAHFNRERIPERNPHAHGSGAFGYFEVTDDISDICGSAMFNKIGKRTRCLTRFSTVGGEKGSADSARDPRGFATKFYTEEGNLDWVYNNTPVFFIRDPSKFPHFIHTQKRNPQTNLKDANMFWDFLTTPENQVAIHQVMILFSDRGIPATYRNMNGYSGHTYKWSNKKGDWHYVQVHIITDQGIKNLTAEEATEVAGSNPDHAQQDLFDNIKKGNAPSWTVYIQTMTEDQAKRLPFSVFDLTKVWPHKDFPLRRVGKLVLNENPENYFAQIEQAAFAPSNTVPYQEASADPVLQARLFSYADAHRYRIGPNYHQVPVNCPYASKTFNPAIRDGPMNVNGNFGNESNYLATDKTYQYIQKERPIQEHQETWTGPAVPFHWATSAGDVDFVQARNLFHVLGRTRNQQQHLAHNVAGHVSNANPEIRKRVYAMFGRVDLRLSESIRKEAESLVVLKDNPTSKL; encoded by the coding sequence ATGTCAGAGGATAAAACAAATTCAGCTGATGTTAGAAACGATAGGGTAGTGACTACTACAAATGGGATGCCAATTAATGAACCATTTGCTACTCAAAGAGTTGGTAAACATGGTCCTTTACTACTTCAAGATTATActttaattgataatttggCTCATTTTAATAGAGAAAGAATTCCTGAAAGAAATCCACACGCTCATGGTTCGGGTGCATTTGGTTATTTTGAAGTGACTGATGATATTTCAGATATTTGTGGCTCTGCGatgtttaataaaattggtaAACGTACCAGATGTCTAACCAGATTTTCTACTGTCGGTGGTGAAAAAGGTTCTGCAGATTCTGCAAGAGATCCAAGAGGCTTCGCAACCAAATTTTATACTGAGGAAGGTAATCTAGATTGGgtttataataatacacctgttttttttattaggGATCCTTCAAAATTCCCACATTTTATTCATACGCAAAAGAGAAACCCAcaaacaaatttaaaagatgcCAACATGTTTTGGGATTTTTTAACAACACCAGAAAATCAAGTAGCAATTCATCAAGTAATGATTTTGTTTTCTGATCGTGGTATTCCAGCAACATATAGAAATATGAATGGTTATTCAGGCCACACCTATAAATGGTCTAATAAGAAAGGTGACTGGCATTATGTCCAAGTTCATATAATTACAGATCAAGGgatcaaaaatttaacaGCAGAAGAAGCCACTGAAGTTGCAGGATCTAACCCTGATCATGCACAACAGGATTTATTCgacaatattaaaaaaggGAACGCTCCATCCTGGACTGTTTACATTCAAACTATGACAGAAGATCAAGCGAAGCGTTTACCATTTTCTGTGTTTGACTTAACAAAAGTTTGGCCACATAAAGATTTTCCATTACGTAGGGTTGGTAAATTAGTATTAAACGAAAACCcagaaaattattttgcGCAAATTGAACAAGCTGCATTTGCACCAAGTAATACAGTTCCATATCAAGAAGCAAGTGCAGACCCTGTATTACAAGCAAGGTTGTTTTCGTATGCAGATGCCCATCGTTACAGAATTGGTCCAAATTATCACCAAGTTCCAGTTAATTGTCCATACGCATCAAAGACATTTAATCCTGCCATTAGAGATGGTCCGATGAATGTGAATGGTAATTTTGGGAATGAATCTAATTATTTGGCAACTGACAAGAcatatcaatatattcaaaaagaaaGGCCGATTCAAGAACATCAAGAAACTTGGACTGGCCCAGCAGTGCCATTTCATTGGGCGACCAGTGCTGGAGATGTTGACTTTGTTCAAGCCAGAAACTTATTCCATGTTCTAGGCAGGACCAGAAACCAACAACAGCATCTTGCTCATAATGTAGCAGGCCATGTATCTAATGCTAATCCAGAAATTAGAAAACGTGTGTACGCTATGTTTGGAAGGGTTGATCTACGGTTATCGGAATCAATCAGAAAAGAAGCAGAATCTTTAGTTGTACTTAAAGACAACCCAACATCCAAGCTCTAA
- the SGF11 gene encoding SAGA histone acetyltransferase complex subunit SGF11 (similar to Saccharomyces cerevisiae SGF11 (YPL047W); ancestral locus Anc_8.496): MSATINSVSKEIYNNIITTVIQDIVSREVVEQKQIKSRHPDYKPYHYDSTGTLDILGVPKIQESSQYFHCNNCDRDVSANRFAAHLQRCLNSRSRN; this comes from the coding sequence ATGTCTGCAACTATTAATTCCGTCTCCAAAGAAAtttacaataatataataactaCTGTGATCCAAGATATTGTTTCTCGAGAGGTAGTCgaacaaaaacaaatcaAATCTAGACATCCAGATTACAAACCTTATCATTATGACAGTACCGGAACCTTGGATATATTAGGTGTTCcaaaaattcaagaatcatctcaatattttcattgcAATAACTGTGATAGAGATGTTTCAGCTAATCGATTTGCTGCTCATTTACAAAGATGTTTAAATAGTAGATCAA